In Kosmotoga arenicorallina S304, a genomic segment contains:
- a CDS encoding glycoside hydrolase family 38 N-terminal domain-containing protein — MKKKAYILSHTHWDREWYQPYESFRFRLVKMLDEILKILLEEGDYRFFNLDGQTVVLEDYLEIKPENSELLKELIKKGKIGIGPWYVQADEFLSDGEAIIRNLLIGKESSQAWGGTQKICYLPDTFGHNSQIPQILRGFSIETALLWRGVSGDDWSWEFLWEGADGSRLFTYRLPERLGYCNSAFTPDGEKVSIEYLKTFIDKVLKRSVTEIAVLMDGCDHKHPNTCIGKIIEMLSLEKPEIEFSQVLLNDFSIEFLRRCKENIEKLRLLKGELREVNRSKDGYFNYILPNVLSSRAKNKRENFDALNWVESYAEPLSVLAFIEGKEYPEGFLKRVWKLILKNLAHDSIGGCSADQVHRDVSSRYARAIEICKNISFDSLAYLSDTNSDTARENAVVIYNPSQFETEGALEIEFDLLSDTLDVKRELILKDEKGKQIPACITNIKKQTKALSYRDGSAPIFEVYSVKALVDCSIQGNGFKTLNISSSEKVPLNHDVKRINTEALANEFLEVRLIEGGKLKITEKSSGKSVITNVFEDTGDNGDGYVYSRPAFDRAFFSNGSLKSVSCEDYGLLGQLLRAEYELLIPCELEAGGKSRSTSLKPLRIVSEVLLKKDSRRVDFRVKVHNGSRNHRLRVYFLSENIGSNAFFYKTPFDIVIRPKKVSDNRISENWIEDQPSVFPNGGVFGEIKEREQFSGYSIATRGIPEFEPVKEGVALTLFRAVGHIGSPYTLSCMTRNAGPAIETAEAQMLGELCFEYAFFFMDTLEQVIKQSSLYSKRPLCISRAGKTPVSPVNFTARYSELTALKKAEKGDGIILRCANLSSNQDNIEITLSPKIEEAWLCSLSEEPLEKLEITDGKIELSCKPKKILTIKLRV; from the coding sequence GTGAAAAAAAAGGCCTATATACTTTCACACACACATTGGGATAGAGAGTGGTATCAGCCTTATGAAAGCTTTCGTTTTCGCCTTGTAAAAATGCTGGACGAAATTCTTAAAATCCTCCTTGAAGAAGGGGATTACAGGTTTTTCAATCTTGATGGGCAGACGGTTGTTCTCGAAGACTACCTTGAGATAAAGCCAGAAAATTCTGAACTACTAAAAGAACTCATCAAAAAAGGGAAAATTGGCATAGGCCCCTGGTATGTTCAGGCAGATGAATTCCTGAGCGATGGCGAAGCGATCATCAGAAACCTCCTCATAGGTAAGGAAAGCTCACAGGCATGGGGTGGAACTCAAAAAATATGCTACCTTCCTGATACTTTTGGGCATAACTCCCAGATACCTCAAATTTTAAGGGGATTTTCCATCGAAACCGCTTTGCTATGGCGGGGTGTTTCAGGAGATGACTGGTCCTGGGAGTTTCTCTGGGAAGGTGCCGACGGGAGCAGGTTATTTACATATCGACTTCCTGAGCGTTTGGGTTACTGCAATAGTGCTTTCACCCCCGATGGAGAAAAAGTTTCCATTGAATACCTGAAAACCTTTATAGATAAAGTTTTGAAAAGATCTGTTACCGAAATCGCTGTTCTAATGGATGGTTGCGATCATAAACATCCAAACACCTGTATTGGCAAAATTATCGAAATGCTCTCTTTGGAAAAACCTGAAATCGAATTCAGCCAGGTTCTTCTGAACGATTTTTCAATAGAATTTTTGAGAAGGTGTAAGGAAAACATAGAAAAGTTACGATTGCTCAAAGGAGAGCTGAGGGAAGTCAACAGATCAAAAGATGGATACTTTAATTACATCCTTCCAAACGTTCTTTCCTCAAGAGCTAAAAACAAAAGAGAGAACTTCGATGCATTGAACTGGGTGGAGTCTTATGCCGAGCCGCTTTCTGTTTTAGCCTTCATCGAGGGGAAGGAATACCCTGAAGGCTTCCTGAAAAGAGTTTGGAAGCTAATTCTTAAGAATCTTGCCCATGATAGCATAGGTGGTTGCAGTGCTGATCAGGTTCATAGAGATGTCTCTTCCCGCTATGCCCGGGCAATAGAAATTTGTAAAAACATCTCATTTGATAGCCTGGCATATCTATCAGACACCAATTCAGATACTGCAAGGGAAAATGCGGTTGTCATTTATAACCCTTCGCAGTTTGAAACAGAAGGAGCACTGGAAATCGAATTCGACCTGCTTTCAGACACATTGGACGTAAAAAGAGAACTAATTCTTAAAGATGAAAAGGGCAAACAAATCCCCGCATGCATCACCAATATAAAAAAGCAAACAAAGGCTCTGAGCTATCGCGATGGTTCTGCTCCAATATTTGAAGTTTACTCAGTAAAAGCCCTTGTAGATTGCAGCATACAGGGAAACGGGTTCAAAACGCTTAATATTTCCTCCTCTGAAAAAGTGCCTTTGAACCACGATGTGAAGAGAATAAACACTGAAGCCCTTGCAAATGAATTTTTGGAAGTTAGGCTTATTGAAGGAGGAAAATTAAAGATAACGGAAAAAAGCAGCGGTAAATCTGTCATCACAAATGTTTTCGAAGACACCGGGGATAACGGAGATGGTTACGTTTACTCAAGACCCGCATTCGATCGTGCCTTTTTCAGCAACGGATCATTGAAATCGGTTTCATGTGAAGATTATGGATTGCTGGGGCAGCTACTACGTGCTGAATATGAACTTCTGATTCCTTGTGAGCTGGAAGCTGGCGGGAAGTCAAGAAGCACTTCTCTCAAGCCCTTGAGGATAGTGTCAGAGGTTTTGCTAAAAAAAGATAGCAGGCGAGTCGATTTTAGGGTAAAGGTCCACAACGGTTCACGAAATCACCGTCTTCGGGTATATTTTTTATCCGAAAATATAGGTTCAAATGCCTTTTTTTATAAAACACCCTTTGATATAGTAATACGGCCCAAAAAAGTTTCAGATAATAGAATAAGCGAAAACTGGATAGAAGACCAACCTTCAGTATTCCCAAATGGAGGGGTCTTCGGGGAAATAAAGGAGCGTGAGCAATTTAGCGGGTATTCCATCGCAACCAGGGGGATTCCGGAATTCGAACCTGTAAAAGAGGGAGTTGCGCTGACACTATTTAGGGCAGTAGGACATATAGGTTCGCCATATACGCTATCCTGCATGACCAGAAATGCAGGCCCTGCTATTGAGACAGCCGAAGCTCAAATGTTAGGCGAGCTATGTTTTGAATACGCCTTTTTCTTTATGGATACCCTTGAACAGGTTATTAAACAATCATCGCTTTATTCAAAGCGGCCTTTGTGCATTTCTCGAGCAGGAAAGACTCCTGTTTCGCCTGTGAATTTCACTGCCAGATATTCAGAACTCACTGCTTTGAAAAAAGCAGAAAAGGGCGATGGAATAATATTGAGGTGCGCTAATCTAAGCAGTAATCAGGATAATATTGAAATAACACTGAGCCCAAAAATTGAAGAGGCCTGGCTTTGCAGCCTATCAGAGGAACCCCTTGAAAAGCTTGAAATTACAGATGGCAAAATAGAACTAAGCTGCAAGCCCAAAAAAATACTGACAATAAAATTGCGTGTATAG
- a CDS encoding corrinoid protein: MDILEEIRMGIIETMPAQAKSATEKALSMGYEAKQILNDALIPAMDVVGKLFKEGEYFVPEVLVAAKAMQACMDLIEPLLIGSGVEKLGKAVTGTIEGDLHDIGKNLVGMMLKGAGFDVIDLGVDVTAERFVEAVKREKPNFVMISALLTSTMINMPKVIKALEKEGLRNKVKVLVGGAPVSQSYADEIGADGYAEDSSSAVELVRKFIEEGV; the protein is encoded by the coding sequence ATGGACATCCTTGAAGAAATCAGAATGGGTATAATTGAAACTATGCCTGCTCAGGCAAAATCGGCGACTGAAAAGGCGTTAAGCATGGGATATGAAGCTAAGCAAATTCTCAATGATGCATTGATTCCAGCGATGGATGTTGTTGGAAAGCTATTCAAAGAGGGAGAGTACTTTGTGCCAGAGGTGCTGGTCGCTGCCAAAGCTATGCAAGCCTGCATGGATTTAATCGAGCCGTTGTTAATTGGGAGTGGGGTTGAAAAGCTTGGAAAAGCTGTTACAGGAACAATAGAAGGCGACCTACATGATATTGGCAAAAACCTTGTTGGTATGATGCTTAAAGGTGCTGGCTTCGATGTAATAGACCTTGGTGTGGATGTAACAGCTGAACGCTTCGTGGAAGCTGTAAAAAGGGAAAAGCCAAATTTTGTAATGATTTCAGCCCTTCTTACAAGCACCATGATAAACATGCCAAAAGTTATAAAAGCTCTTGAGAAAGAAGGATTGAGGAACAAGGTAAAAGTTCTGGTTGGAGGCGCACCTGTCAGCCAGAGCTATGCCGACGAAATCGGTGCGGATGGTTATGCCGAGGATAGCTCCTCTGCGGTTGAATTGGTGAGAAAGTTTATAGAAGAAGGGGTGTGA
- a CDS encoding uroporphyrinogen decarboxylase family protein has translation MKLYPDLPKRGKELLINTFKGIKNEKVPWVPFAGVHAGKLIGCDAIEVLTDSERLKKALTEVIRLYRPDGMPITFDLQLEAEILGCKLMWDKKAPPSVRTHPLAEKKEIPAKLPSPEDGRFPIVLEVMKYMSKNFGNEVAFFGLVTGPLTLASHLRGTNFFMDMIEDPEYASSLLEYAKNVALKVKEFYIGSGMDVIAVVDPLVSQISPRHFKKLLLTIYTDIFTEIRKEKRNSAFFVCGDATKNIEVMCQSKPDAIFIDENVDMKEAKGICEKYEVALGGNIPLTTVMLYGTQQDNMKYVVDMLDSLESNRLIIAPGCDMPYDTPPENVIAIQQAIKEPESVREMLKNYIKVEEEDDIELPDYANLGNPL, from the coding sequence GTGAAGTTGTATCCAGATCTCCCAAAAAGAGGTAAAGAGCTTTTAATTAACACATTCAAAGGAATAAAAAACGAAAAAGTCCCCTGGGTTCCTTTTGCGGGTGTTCATGCCGGGAAGCTCATAGGGTGTGATGCTATAGAAGTCTTAACCGATTCTGAAAGGCTTAAAAAGGCTCTTACAGAAGTTATAAGACTATACAGACCAGACGGCATGCCAATCACCTTTGACCTTCAGCTTGAAGCCGAAATATTAGGCTGTAAGTTGATGTGGGACAAGAAAGCGCCTCCTTCTGTTAGAACTCACCCTCTCGCAGAAAAAAAAGAAATACCAGCAAAGCTTCCATCTCCTGAAGATGGAAGGTTTCCTATTGTGCTCGAAGTAATGAAATACATGAGCAAAAACTTTGGAAATGAAGTCGCTTTCTTTGGGCTGGTAACAGGTCCACTTACACTTGCCTCTCATCTCAGGGGAACGAATTTCTTTATGGATATGATAGAAGATCCCGAATACGCATCTTCACTGCTTGAATATGCTAAGAATGTGGCGTTGAAGGTCAAGGAATTTTATATCGGATCCGGCATGGATGTGATTGCTGTGGTTGACCCCCTTGTTTCCCAGATCTCTCCAAGGCATTTCAAAAAGCTGCTTCTGACAATCTACACCGATATTTTCACAGAAATCCGAAAAGAAAAAAGAAACTCTGCCTTTTTCGTTTGTGGCGATGCAACTAAAAACATTGAAGTTATGTGCCAGAGCAAGCCTGATGCAATATTCATAGATGAGAATGTGGATATGAAAGAGGCAAAAGGCATTTGTGAGAAATATGAGGTTGCACTGGGTGGCAATATTCCCCTTACGACAGTGATGCTTTATGGAACTCAGCAAGATAACATGAAGTACGTGGTAGATATGCTCGACTCCCTGGAAAGCAATCGCCTGATAATTGCCCCAGGGTGCGACATGCCTTATGACACACCACCGGAAAATGTGATAGCGATCCAGCAGGCAATCAAAGAGCCTGAATCCGTAAGGGAGATGCTGAAAAATTACATAAAGGTAGAGGAAGAAGACGATATAGAATTACCCGATTACGCCAATCTCGGAAACCCCTTGTAG
- a CDS encoding thioredoxin family protein: MVDVAQIAKKYFGNKIDVVEYKFSEIDGIKRIKKMGVKKLPSIYINGKLKFSSIIPNKEELFAEIEKVL, encoded by the coding sequence ATGGTCGATGTGGCTCAAATAGCTAAGAAATATTTTGGAAACAAGATTGACGTGGTGGAATACAAGTTCTCGGAGATTGATGGCATAAAACGAATAAAGAAAATGGGCGTCAAAAAGCTACCAAGCATATATATAAATGGAAAGTTGAAATTCTCATCCATTATTCCCAACAAGGAAGAGCTCTTTGCGGAAATAGAGAAGGTGCTTTGA
- a CDS encoding GTP-binding protein, with protein MPRILLITGFLGAGKTTLIKNIITAFEGKIGLIVNEFGKAGFDGKWLYSKGIELIELVNGSIFCSCLEPKFIDAIKTMLAKKPDLIIVESSGLSDPNNMGFVLSKATESKELLPEFLGAITVIDASRVELIENFPVLQKQIEVAKLILLNKSDLTNHETLEKMSGIVHKLNPKTRILKTRFCVVPDLGKKIFNTPEKPCATPGVSTNTPQSREKSVLLKTSGASPEGILSFLKEFSPEVLRIKGEIETSRGWYRIDCTGSQVNFEKLENHSPDSCMVIISSREKPIIKELKRIWSRYNDRKISLK; from the coding sequence ATGCCGCGCATACTCTTGATAACAGGTTTTCTCGGAGCGGGCAAAACAACTCTTATAAAAAACATCATAACAGCTTTCGAGGGGAAAATAGGACTCATTGTAAATGAGTTTGGAAAAGCCGGTTTCGATGGAAAATGGCTGTATTCAAAAGGTATAGAGCTAATTGAGCTTGTTAACGGTTCTATATTTTGCTCCTGCCTTGAACCGAAGTTCATAGATGCTATAAAAACTATGCTTGCCAAAAAACCCGATTTGATAATCGTTGAAAGTTCGGGACTTTCCGACCCGAATAACATGGGTTTTGTCCTTTCAAAAGCTACTGAAAGCAAGGAACTTCTTCCTGAATTTCTCGGCGCAATAACTGTGATAGATGCTTCAAGAGTTGAACTTATAGAAAATTTTCCTGTTCTACAAAAGCAAATTGAAGTGGCCAAACTAATTTTGCTTAACAAAAGCGATTTGACCAATCATGAAACGTTAGAAAAGATGAGCGGCATTGTTCATAAGCTGAATCCGAAAACCCGGATATTGAAGACAAGATTTTGCGTTGTTCCCGATCTGGGAAAGAAAATCTTCAACACCCCTGAAAAGCCGTGTGCCACTCCCGGAGTTTCCACAAACACACCTCAATCCAGAGAAAAATCCGTTCTTCTTAAAACCTCAGGTGCAAGCCCTGAAGGGATTTTAAGCTTCCTGAAGGAATTTTCTCCAGAGGTTCTGAGAATAAAGGGTGAAATAGAAACTTCTCGAGGATGGTACAGGATAGACTGCACAGGAAGTCAGGTGAATTTTGAAAAGCTCGAAAATCACTCACCTGATTCCTGCATGGTAATAATAAGCAGCCGGGAAAAGCCCATAATCAAAGAACTTAAAAGAATATGGAGCCGTTACAACGACAGGAAAATTTCATTGAAGTGA